A single Deltaproteobacteria bacterium DNA region contains:
- a CDS encoding LysM peptidoglycan-binding domain-containing protein — MEMVRTKCNLLATKSSLLLLVILPVFAMTACAKKVTPVAPQPQEEVRAPDLEHTIQFQGETLGLIAAWYTGKVANWTAIEAANPGIKATNLKIGQVIVIPAGLIIKREQLPKKFIRQHGFKQSAPQSAVSEQAGSEGTASLEKQGEKTPPAAVSNASEKPSDAVVVNEVPTASATSAATMAATTADVDMAATGKSQGDNRDNSAGEKPSDEDSEREKLLEELLEQQ, encoded by the coding sequence ATGGAAATGGTTAGAACAAAATGCAATTTGTTAGCCACAAAGAGCAGTCTATTATTGCTAGTTATTTTGCCGGTGTTTGCAATGACGGCTTGCGCTAAAAAGGTAACTCCGGTTGCTCCACAGCCACAAGAAGAGGTGAGGGCTCCAGATCTCGAGCATACGATTCAATTTCAGGGTGAAACTTTAGGATTAATTGCAGCATGGTACACTGGTAAGGTTGCCAACTGGACGGCAATTGAGGCTGCTAATCCTGGAATTAAGGCGACCAATCTAAAAATTGGACAGGTCATCGTAATTCCAGCAGGCTTAATTATTAAGCGCGAGCAGTTGCCAAAAAAGTTTATTAGGCAGCATGGCTTTAAGCAAAGTGCGCCTCAATCGGCAGTGTCAGAGCAGGCTGGATCTGAAGGAACTGCTAGTCTTGAAAAGCAGGGGGAAAAGACTCCACCAGCAGCGGTTAGTAACGCTAGTGAAAAGCCAAGTGATGCTGTAGTCGTTAACGAGGTACCGACGGCGTCGGCGACTTCAGCAGCAACCATGGCTGCAACTACCGCAGACGTAGATATGGCCGCAACAGGTAAGTCTCAAGGCGATAACAGAGATAATTCAGCGGGCGAAAAGCCCAGTGACGAGGATAGCGAACGCGAGAAACTGCTCGAGGAACTTCTCGAGCAACAGTAA
- a CDS encoding protein kinase: MNARYIDKYEIVSICGHGPVGTVYKARDTEFGEILALKAIRVTEVRGKATDAEVIGRFKEVATSVCMLKHPNIVIVLNSGYVDDGTLFIVTKYAEGESLETMISRRNRFGNQELLHYLGQIASAIDYAHSRGVLHGNIKPSNVIVDANHKVHVLDFGLMRFMTSLVPSVDTVPRSPDYMAPEQIRGEAVDDAIDIFALGVVAFEMFTARLPFGAKDFTTVANNILHKAPVSLSHSGRKLSSEVESILHRALAKNPKERYSSALAFVGDLGKVLDIMVDGRGLLGGFSPNANANKNIGGEGDRKEVDRAEKLDLSKRSGLRAMVEWSIRAREKSQLSATEGRTALNDDRLFASRSSAGVTGGGATPEGRENARGKSNPSSEEISSLGLFRKLKIVVTICAIAIGVTIVGALSFSRTSAISNEASEERLSQASAPPVDYEKIKLSEVREYDDELLASLLRSQQMGIKERRILISEAGKRTGEEFTEILGTLAASGSDLIRVSVATALSLRPHWERSNGFRALTSLAEDENYLVRGYAAKALAKTGKPEARAFLERRLEVEEDKVVKTVLNEVLGHSGDLKAVEELVD, from the coding sequence ATGAATGCACGTTATATCGACAAATACGAAATAGTGTCTATTTGCGGGCACGGTCCGGTTGGAACCGTTTATAAGGCTAGGGACACAGAATTTGGCGAGATTCTGGCGCTAAAGGCCATACGTGTGACCGAGGTTAGGGGAAAGGCGACCGATGCAGAAGTAATAGGTCGCTTTAAAGAGGTTGCAACTAGTGTATGTATGTTAAAGCACCCCAACATCGTTATCGTTCTTAACTCAGGGTACGTAGACGATGGAACTTTATTTATCGTGACTAAGTATGCCGAAGGTGAATCGCTCGAGACCATGATTTCGCGGCGAAATAGATTTGGCAATCAGGAACTGTTGCACTATTTGGGTCAGATAGCGAGTGCAATTGATTATGCACACAGTCGCGGAGTGTTGCACGGCAATATTAAGCCGAGCAATGTTATCGTTGATGCGAACCATAAGGTACATGTGCTGGATTTTGGGTTAATGCGCTTTATGACTTCGCTCGTGCCGTCAGTAGACACAGTTCCAAGATCTCCGGACTATATGGCGCCAGAACAAATTCGCGGTGAAGCGGTAGATGATGCCATTGACATTTTTGCGCTGGGCGTAGTTGCGTTTGAGATGTTTACTGCGCGTCTGCCGTTTGGGGCAAAGGATTTTACTACGGTTGCTAATAACATATTGCATAAGGCACCGGTGTCACTTTCTCATTCGGGACGAAAGCTTAGTTCAGAGGTAGAGAGCATTTTACATAGAGCTTTGGCCAAGAATCCCAAGGAGCGCTATTCAAGTGCTCTGGCGTTTGTGGGCGATTTGGGAAAGGTGTTGGACATTATGGTGGATGGACGTGGTTTGCTTGGCGGTTTTTCGCCAAATGCGAATGCCAACAAGAACATTGGCGGTGAGGGGGATCGAAAGGAAGTAGATAGGGCTGAAAAGTTAGATTTAAGCAAGCGATCTGGTTTGCGGGCAATGGTGGAATGGAGTATTCGGGCGAGGGAGAAATCTCAACTATCTGCGACAGAGGGCAGGACTGCCTTGAATGACGATCGATTGTTTGCTTCGCGATCTTCGGCTGGAGTCACGGGCGGAGGCGCTACGCCAGAGGGGAGGGAGAATGCTCGAGGTAAGAGCAATCCTAGTAGTGAGGAGATTAGTTCCTTAGGGCTGTTTAGGAAGTTAAAGATAGTCGTTACTATTTGTGCTATCGCCATTGGAGTTACTATTGTTGGGGCATTATCTTTTAGTAGAACATCGGCGATTTCAAATGAGGCAAGCGAGGAAAGGCTTTCTCAGGCGTCAGCGCCACCTGTCGATTATGAAAAGATTAAGCTCTCGGAAGTACGAGAATATGACGATGAACTATTGGCTAGTTTACTTCGTTCTCAGCAGATGGGGATTAAGGAGAGGCGAATTTTAATCTCTGAGGCTGGGAAGAGAACTGGAGAAGAATTTACAGAAATTTTAGGCACATTGGCGGCTAGTGGTAGCGACCTAATTCGCGTCTCAGTGGCGACCGCTTTGTCGTTACGACCACATTGGGAGCGCAGTAACGGTTTTCGTGCTCTTACGTCGCTCGCAGAGGACGAGAATTATCTGGTTCGTGGCTATGCCGCTAAAGCTCTTGCGAAAACAGGCAAGCCGGAGGCAAGAGCCTTTCTCGAGCGGAGATTGGAGGTTGAAGAAGATAAGGTAGTAAAAACAGTATTAAATGAAGTGCTAGGTCATAGCGGGGATTTAAAGGCCGTTGAGGAACTTGTCGATTAA